In the Diceros bicornis minor isolate mBicDic1 chromosome X, mDicBic1.mat.cur, whole genome shotgun sequence genome, CTCCGGAAGAGCGGGGTGGGCAACGTCTTCATCAAGAACCTGGGCAAGACCATCGACAACAAGGCGCTGTACAACATCTTCTCGGCGTTTGGCAACATCCTCTCCTGCAAAGTGGCCTGCGACGAAAAGGGGCCCAAGGGCTACGGGTTCGTGCACTTCCAGAAGCAGGAGTCCGCGGAGCGGGCCATCGATGCGATGAATGGCATGTTCCTGAACTACCGCAAAATTTTCGTTGGGAGATTCAAGTCGCATAAAGAACGAGAGGCCGAAAGGGGAGCGTGGGCCAGGCAGTCCACCAGTGCTGACGTCAAGGATTTCGAGGAAGACACTGATGAGGAGGCCACCTTGCGATGAAGACATCCCAGGAGCGAGCCAGCCAGCAGAGCCAAACCTTGGCTCCCACCCGGTTTACAACCTCCCCTTTGCCCCCcaacccaccagcagtgtattgtATTGGGAGtgcaggtctctctctctctctctgtctccttcctcgTCCCTCCCCCttgctccttcttcctcctcttctcctctcctctcctctcctctctttccttccttccctctcccccacacCCCCCAAGGGTGTTGTGAATAATCTTGCTAATCTGTGCCACTTGATAGGTTGAAGGCTGCCTCTTCTCCTTGTGGTTTGGTTTAAAAAGCACTTTCTCGCTTTGTTTACTGCACAGGTGATACAGTTTCATGGTAGAAACatcagaaaggagaaggaaatcgGATGAGGGAAAACCAAGAAAGAGAGTAATTGCTCCCCATGATCCTACTACCCAGAGACAACCATTTTTACCTTTTTGGTGTGCTGTTTTTccaggctctctctctctttctctctctttctctctcattctctctctctccctctctccctctctccctctctccctctctcctctctctctctctctctctctctctctctctctctctctcctcctcctcctcctcctcctcctcctcctccctccctccccacccaccttcCCTTTTAACACACTTATAGAATGGTTCATGTATGTGGTGTTTCTTAACCTGCTTTTTCAGAaactaaaaccaaacaaaaatcaaCCCATCAAACTTCTTTCCATGTTATTCAACAGGCTTCCGAAACGTCATCTTCAGTGCCTGCGGAGTGTAACTATGGACCTTAACATTTCTGTAATTATCCCTGCGTTGTTGTTGGCACATTCAGGTGGTGCCTAGTTCTTTCCCTGTGTGTAAACCCAACACTGTGTACTCTGATGAGTGAATCCTTCCATGTCAAGCCAAATCTTCGCTAGCATACCAGATGGTCTTCTTAATTGTGGGCTTGCAGGATCcacatatggacattttaaagacTTTTCCTGTGTGTTGCCAAATGGCCCCTTCCTAAACATTGTACCCATTTGCATTCATGCCAGCCAGCGCAGCTAGTAAAAAGAGTAAGCCCATTTCCCCTGCATAGTCTCCTGGTCACTGTAGttggtgtggggtgtgtgtgtgtgtgagagtgtgagtgtgatgtgtgtttgtgtgtgtcttggCCACCTTGATGGGCTGCAAGTGGTATTTCGCTGTCCTTGGTGTTATTTTGCTGGATTTTAATATCGTTTATCGCCTGTCTCCCCTGTGCCCACTTCCTGCCCTTTTCCTCATTGTCAGAAAAATAATTCAGCTTCATTGCAGGAAAAAATCACAAAGGAGACAAGTTAACAGAAGAAAATTAATGTCACCAGTAATCAGTCCTAATGACCACTGATATCTCCCTACCTGTCTAATATTTTCCAAGAACTACCTGAACCATTTTTGGCTGTACCTCTCTAGTATTTTTCTTATGCTTatgtcatatatgtatataattatgtACATACTGTTTTTATATCTGCTTTTTCAcacataaatgtgtgtgtgtatatatatatttatatacacacatgctcTTGATCTTCATTTCATGTCATTaaagatacttttaaaatattttctctggctgttaaTATTCCATTGAACTGGTGATTCAATAGTCAGATAAAtagatatatgtacatatgtatccATGTCTATATGTCTGTGTTTGTATATTTTAGCTCTTTCCTCATTGTTGAACATCTAGGTTGTTGCTATTTTTCTTTATCCAAACAAAGCTGCCAAGTGCATCATAGTGCAGAAATCTTGCTGGCCTTCAAGATCATTTCCTGAGCAAACATTGCTTAAAGAAAAGTTGAAGGGTCAAAGGATACGGGCAGTTTGGCGGGCGACTGCATTATTAAATGACAATCTATAAAGACAGTATAAGTTTACCTTCATAAGTTGCACCAGTGTTGTAAGAGGACCCGGATACCTGTCTTATTTTCTGTGCTTGATATTGCAATCATTTCTGAATTTTCCCAATATTTTATCAGGGAAAcagaagcttttttgtttttatttactttaaacatATTTTGTATAAATTGCACATgtatataatagaaaatattttttataaattgttactgtaacaaaagaaagTCAAAATCCTAATACCACTGTTtgacaaaatactttttaaataaatagatatctACATAACTTTATATTTGTTTCATTGGAGGGTCTTTTCACTATAACAGTTCTCTGGGACCATATTTATAAAACATGAATATTCTCCTTTAATTCTGTTACATAATATTCTGTCACAGGGATGAGCTGTAATTTTTACACCAAGCTGTCTTGGGGTATGTTTAAAATGATTCTGATTTTTTACTTGTAAGATTAATTTCATGATGAACACCTTTGTACCTGAATGTCTTGGAATATTTTATTGCTTTCTATTCCTTACTATTGGAGTTGTGGAGTAATAGATATGCacatatcaaatatttttttgttctgtTGCCAAATGTTTCTCCCTTAAAGTTTATATCAAATTGTAGTGTAGAAGAATGGACATATCCCTGCCCAGTTTCTTAAAttggtcaaaatatttttttgtttagtgaaattgaaattgtacatttttcttttattactttattttacaagtgcatttttaaaaaatgagatcgaACACATTAAAATATAGATAAGAACCACTTCAGACACATTGTTTTCTATACCTTTACAAGCTGTCACTATCCATCCATAagcattttaaaacaattatagaATCATACTGAATATATTTTATGCCATAATTTGCTTTTCAATGTATTGTGAACATACCTAAAATATCTGTGGCTATTCAGTTTTCTTCTACAACTCACCATCATTGTATAGGACTGGAATCTTTTCAAGGGTGTCCtcattttggatattaaagtAGTTCCTACGTTTTCCCCTTAAACCCAACTCTAGGGTGAATAATTTTGCAGTTGAATTTTTTTCCCAAGGGAAAAGCATTTAATATTCCTTTGCTTAGCATGAGCTGTGAGTTAAGACTTAAAAATCAAGACAAGGGTCAGAAatgttgattttaaaagaaaaaggagcatCTTTAAGGAACCATTTAGAATTAAGACATTTTTACAAATTCAATAAAGGTAAGAAAACAAAGTCTCTGCCTTGGTAGAAGAAACAAGtttatttatgttgtttaagaCTGTTGTACATACTCTTCTTTTAGGTCAAGATAGCTTTGATAATTTGGCAAAGACTAAAGGACAACAAAACCCTTGTTTTCAGGATTTATGCTTGTAGGGTATGGATTGCTGTAATTTATTCatagaaattgtatttttaaatttgtttttatatttgtgtATCCCATTATATAAGGGGTTCATAAATAACACCCTATGCACCAGGGTGGATAGATATTGGTAGTCCATGTTCAGCACAAAGAGGGATCTGGCCTCAGCTTTGATCTAATCAGGATAAAATCCATCTCATCGCTACTAGAAAAATAAGCTGAATGTAATGGGATgtgggagagaggagaaacagagagatagagagacctATCAGGGCTAAATAAATAGAAGGAGAAACCATTACCAGAGTAGTAATGTAATACCTTGAAAAAGTCATTTAACAGCTATCACTGTAGGAATCCAACTAACTATAAATACGGTGAAGATTCTCTTGAGAATATGTAATAGGAGCAATTTcagattaagaggaaaaaaatgttatattATTAACAGAAATATTACCCCTGTAATTAAGGACAGAGTGTATAAAACATGATataaacagaattaaaataacattttttgagcactgacatgtaaaaaagttatataatttttttaatccttgcagaagtaggtattattttctCTCAATCCTCACATCTAGTTAAGTACAAAATCTTATTGATTTTGTCCCCATAATATTGCTAGAATATGCCCCCTTCTCTCTATTCCCACTGCGTGTTTCTAGTTCAGGCCTCCATCATATCTAACTCAGAATATTATATTATCTTCTACCTGGACTCTGTCTCCAGTCTTGATCATTCCTAATTCATCCTCTAGATTGCAGCTGGAAAAGCCATCTAAAACTTTGTATCTTTTCATGAAATAATCATGCTTAAAATTTGTCAATGGTATTCTTTTACCTTCAGTATGAAGTAGACAATCTGGTATGGAATCCAGAAACTTTCATTATTGAGTACTTGATTACCTTTGCAGCCTTGTTTCCAACCCCCTAGTCCATCCCAGACCCACTGTTCCACATGCCATCTATGCCAAGTCACCTGCAGTTCTCTCGAAGCCCTAAGCTCTTTCTCCTCTGAACCCTTGCCTAATTTTAACCTCTACATTTTGCCTGGTTAATTCCTGCTTATCATTTTGAACAAAACGGGTTTctcctcctctaggaagccttaTATAAGTGGTTTGTAGTTTGGATTTGTTGTTTCCTCTAGAGAGTCTTGTAATTCTATCCTGTTCAATTTCTTATAACACTTATTATAATACATGTCATTGAGGCCATGGACATAACTGAGTGATTAGGAATGAGGGGGGTGCTGAGCCCCCAAGATGTATTAAAAGTATACCCAAAGAGAATTTTCCAGATGAAGGCAATCTGCCTTAATTAACTCTCTATaacaacttttgttttttttaatttttgggtataatgcaaagtgaaataagtcagagagagaaggtcaaatgccgtatgatttccttcattaagtagtagataataacaacaataaacaaacacatacagatagagattggattggtggttaccagaggggaaggggggagggaggagggtgaaagggataattcggtacatgtgtgtggtgatgggttgtaattagtattttggtggtgaacatgatgtaatctatgcagaaatagaagtataatgatctataacaacttttaaaaatataatttgaatacCATAcgattcatccatttaaagtgtacaattaaatgtttttttattatatttacagagttgtgcaatcatccccacaatcaattttagaacattttcatcgccCGGTAAAGAAACCCCattcccattagcagtcactcttcaTTTCTCCCCGACCCACTCAGCCCTACACAGCCACTAGTCTATTTTCAATCTCTATAGATTTTCCAGTGATGAACATTTATATGAAGGGACTCATAAAATAGGTAGTCTTTTGTTACTGGCTTTTTAAACCTCACATATTTTCAAGatccatctgtgttgtagcattatcactacttcattactttttattgtcaaataatatcccattgtgtggatatagCACATTGTGtttatcaattgatggacatttggtttgtttccactttctggctGTTATCAAAAATGCTGTTATAAACAAGTTTctgtgttttcaattctcttgggtgtatactgAGGAGTGAAATTCCTGGTCATATGGaaactatgtttaaccttttgtgGAATTGCAAGAGTGTTTCCTACAGTGGCTGTGCCATTATGTAGTCTGCCTGGTAGTGTATAAGGATTCCAAGTCCTTCGTGTCCTTGCCAAGACTTGTTATTacctctttttaattatagccatctttGAAGGTGTAAAGTGGTATTTGATTGTGATGTTTATATTcacttccctgatgactaatgaagttgaacatcttgtTATGTGCTTAATTGGCCATTTTTctatctttagagaaatgtctattcacatcctttctgagtttctccaaaattggattatttgtcttattATCTTGTTGATATCTTGTTGAGAGTGTTCTGTATAcgttctagatacaagtccctcatcaaatatatgatttacaaatattttctccaattctgtgGATTGTCGTTATACTTTCTTGGTGGTATCTTTTGAAGCACAATGTTTTCCCTATCAACAAAgttcaacttatttatttttcttttgtccctTGTGCTTTCAGTGTTCAATCTAAGAAGACTTTAACTCAAGTTCACATTTGTTCCTGTAATTTCTTCTATGATTTTAATAgctttagttcttacatttaggtttgtgatccattttgagttaatttttgcatatggtgtgagaAAAGGGTCCACCTTCATTactttgcacatagacatacagTTGTCCCTGTACCAACTGTTGAAAAACTACTATTTTCCCATTGAATTGGAACCCTTGCCAAAAATTGTTTGACCAAAAATGTAAGGGTGTATTTCTTGACTTttaattctattctattgattaaTATAGTAGTCCTTACgccagtactacactgtcttgattattgtagctttatggtaagtttTGTaaacaggaagtgtgagtcctccatctttgttcttcatttcaaCGTTGTTTaggctattctgggtcctttgtACTTCTCtaagaattttagaatcaatttgtcaatttctacaaagaagccaGCTGGGGCTTTAATAGggattatgtaaaatatatagaTCAATTTGTGTATTATTGCTATCTTAATATTAAGTTTTTCAATTCATGGACAtgtgatatctttccatttctgtagattttctttaatttctttcaacaatgttttgtaatttccaGAGTAGCAGTTGGCACTTATtgtgttaaatttctttttatgtgtttaacTCTTTTAATGCTACTGTaattagaattgttttctttcatttttggtttGCTCATTGCTATGTATGGAAATACAatagatttctgtatattgatcttgtattctgcaactctgctgaattcatttatttgttctaatatattttagtagattccttaggattttctatataaaagattatgtcatctatgatagagatagttttaatcttcatttccaatctggatgcctttaattttgttttattaccaATATCTTGGCTGGAACCTCCAAATACAACGTTAAAtggaagtggcaagagtggaacccatgtcttattcctgatgttggggggaaagcattcactctttcactattaaatataatgctagctgtgagtttttgtagatgcccttttcAGATTGAGGAAGTTAGTCCaatctattcctaatttgttgagtgtttttaccatgaaagggtgttgaatttatcaaatgctttttctgggtCTTTTGAGATGATCTTATCTTTTTCATCCTTCATTGTATTGATCTAGTGTATTACATTCAGTAATTCTCATATATGAAATCGATTTTGCATTTcttgaataaatctcacttggatATTGTATAATCCTCTTTATATgttattgaattcagtttgctagtattttttcctCAACAAATGTtgagaatataaatatatctacatTCATAAAGCatattgttttgtagttttcttttcttgtgatgtcctgtttggttttgttgtcaggataatactggcctaataaaatgagttggaaagtgttttttccttttctgttttctggaagatattTTGATGAAATGGTATtcagttttctttaaatgttttgtataattcaccagtgaaaccatttatACCCAGACTTATCTTTGTAGAACTTTTAAAAGATGttctaattcaatctctttagttACTATTGGtccattcagattttctgtatctttttgaGTCAGTCTCAGTAGtgtctttctagaaatttttccatttcatgtatgtgatttaatttgttggcataaaatttttcatagatttcccttataatcctttttatttctaagttGGTAGCGATAtccatttcttcatctctgattttattattttgactCTTCTCcgttttttcttggtcagtctagctaaatgtttgtcactgttgttgattttttcaaagaaccagctttaggttttgttgatattctctattgttttccctctctctatttcattaatttctcttctaatctttagtatttccttccttatgcagcttttattattaGTTTGAtcgtctttttctagtttcttaaagtggaagTTTAGGTTATTAAATTGAGATCTTTCCTCTTACTTAAATATAGGCATTTACAGCCTATATTTCCATTTCCGTTCCcatttccctctaaacactgctttagctgcatcccataagttttggtatgttgtgttttcatttttcttcatttcaaagtattttatagttttccttgtgaTTTATACTTTCACTCACAATTATCTAGAAGTGTGGTGTTTAATTTCCACTTGTTTGTGTAAATCCCAAATTTCCTTCtgctactgatttctagtttcatttcatAGTGTTTGGGGAACAtcattgtatgatttcaattattttaagtttattttggcTTGTTTAATACtctaaaatatggtctatcccAAAGGATGCTTCACATGCAgttaagaaaaatgtttattctactGTTGTTTGGTGGAGTATTCtctagatgtctgttaggtctagttggtttataatgttcaagttttctatttcAATGTTCATCTCTGCCTAGTAGTTCTATCCATTACTGAAAATGACTCATTGAAGTCTCtcactattattgttgaattgtataTTACTTTCTTTATTTATGTTAGTTTTTGCTTAATTTATTTTGGAGCTCTCTTTTTAGGTACatatatgcttataatttttatttcttcctgagggattgaaacttttatcattataaaatatcctgctttatCTCTAATGATATTTCTTACTTTAAAATCAATTTTGTATGATATTAGTGTAGCCACTTCAcccttcttttgctttctttacatgtatttgtatctttgaatctagTGTGATTCCTGTAGACAACATTTacttgcatcttgcttttttatctacTCTGACTATCTGGCTTTTGATTAGATTGTTCAATCCATTCACATTTCATGTTATTATTGAGAGAGTTGGATTTACGTcagccattttaatttttgttttcaatatattttaagtcttttttatctttgattcaagtctttttttatcttttattcctcCTTTAGTGCTGTCTTTTGTATTATgtgaatattttctagtgtaacattttaattcatttaatgatttttttcactgTATTTTTGAGTAATTTTCTTACTGTTTGCTCTGGGACTTACCATATACATCTTAAGCTCTCAGAAACTTCTTCAGATTTATACTAACTTAATGCCTGTTAGATATAGAAATGTTACTCCCATATAGCtttattctctcttcctccttttggtgctattattcttatatatattacatctatATATGTTAAATGCccaaaaaatacataattataattattattttatgtaattctaTGTCTTTCGaagaagctgagagaagaaaggagagcaagtatatatttatagagttttttatattaactttcttttctagcattttcggttctcttcatttctttctgtggACTTCTTGAGTTACCATCTGGTGTCATTTACTTACTCCAATACAGCTTTGTTTTCATCTGTCTTCTTTGTGTtgttattgtcaaatatattacatttctatgtTATAGATCCAACAATACAATTATATGCATATTGTattgtattataattttttaaaaagtgaattaagACAGAAGATAAGACATGCATTTACaatgcatttttttattgatgttttaatagtttttaacattgtgaagttttgggttgtacatttttgtttgtccatcaccatatagatgtctcccttcaccccttgtgcccaccctccacccccattgcccctggtaaccacaatacagttttctctgtccatatgtgggtttatattccacatatgagtgagatcatacagtgtttgtctttctctttctggcttacttcacttaacataataccctccaggcccatccatgttgttgcaaatgggacaattttgtcttttttatggctgagtagtattccattgtatatatatactccacattttcttgatccaatcgtcagtcaagggacacttaggttgcttccagttcttgactatagtgaataatgctgcaatgaacataggggtgtataagcctctttggaatgttgatttcaggttcaatggatagattcccagtagtaggatggctggatcatagggcatctctatttttaattctttgaggaatctccataccgttttccataaaggctgcaccagtttgcattaccaccagctgtgtatgagggttcctgtttctccacatcctctccaacatttgttgttttttatcctggtgattatagccattctaacaggtgtgaggtgatatcttaggtgatatctcatggtattctcttataatcctttgtatatcCGTGGtatccattttaatttctcctctttcatttctaattttatttacttgagccttttctctttttttcttagtaagcctagctaagggtttgtcgattttgtttattttctcaaagaaccaactctttgtttcattaatcctttctactgttcttttggtctcaatttcatttatttctgctcagatttttattatttctctccttctgctgactttggggtttgtttcttcttctttttctagttctgttaggtgtaatttaaggttacttatttgggctttttcttgtttgttaaggtgggcttgtgtTGTTATGATTTTCTCTCTCAggacagcttttgctgcatcccatatggtttggtatagcatattttcattttcgtatGTTTCCAGttagtttttaatttctcctttaatttcatcaatgacacattggttgttcagtaacatgttgtttaatctccacatttttgtcactttcccactttttttttttggtggttcatttccagtttgatAGCATTATTGTCTgaaaaaatgcttgttatgatttcaatcttcttaaatttatggaggcttgctttgtttcccaacatatggtctatccttgagaatgttccgcttgcttgagaagaatgtgtagtcagatatttttggatggagtgctctgtatatgtctactaggtccatctcgtccagtttttcatttaagtctactatttctttattgactttttgtctggatgatctatccattgacgtaagtggggtattaaggtcccctactattattgtgttgttgttaatgtctccttttaggtttgttaataattgctttatgtactttggtgctcctatgttgggtgcatatatatttataagtgatatggcttcttggtggagtgtcccttctatcattatatatttcctttctttgtctctcttaacctgttttatcttg is a window encoding:
- the PABPC1L2B gene encoding polyadenylate-binding protein 1-like 2, with translation MASLYVGDLHPEVTEAMLYEKFSPAGPILSIRICRDKITRRSLGYAYVNYQQPVDAKRALDTLNFDVIKGRPVRIMWSQRDPSLRKSGVGNVFIKNLGKTIDNKALYNIFSAFGNILSCKVACDEKGPKGYGFVHFQKQESAERAIDAMNGMFLNYRKIFVGRFKSHKEREAERGAWARQSTSADVKDFEEDTDEEATLR